DNA from Parvularcula marina:
TCAGAATGGCGAAAGGCCGCGGACCGAGAAATTCTGGCGCATCATGAATGAAGTGCCCTTCCTTCTGATGATCATCGTCGTTTTCATGGTGATCGGGGTCAATCCAACCGGCTGATCCCCTTGGGATTGACCGGCTGAGCTACTAAATATATCCTGATAGGAGCGGCGTCCTGCCGTTCACACCTATGCTTTTCCCATTCGAGTTGACTTGCCGGCGCTTGCGCTGAGCCTTCTCGCTATATCCGGATTTTCCATGCTGCCCGATACAATCACCCTTGATGAGATCAAGGAAAAGACACCCCAAGACCTCGTTTCGTTTGCGGAAGAGGTCGGGGTCGATAACGCTTCTGCCCTGCGCAAACAGGATCTGCTCTTCGCAATCCTGAAGGAGCTGGCCGAAGAGGAAGTCGAGATCATCGGCTCGGGCGTGCTGGAAATCCTGCCCGACGGCTTCGGTTTCTTGCGTTCCCCGGATGCAAACTATCTTGCGGGCCCGGACGATATTTACTGCTCGCCGCAGCAGATCCGGAAATTCACGCTCAAGACGGGCGACACCATCTCCGGTGAAATCCGCAGCCCGAAAGATGGCGAGCGTTACTTCGCGCTGACCAAGGTCAACACCGTCAATTTCGAGGATCCGGAGAAATCCCGGCACAAGGTTCACTTCGATAACCTCACCCCGCTCTACCCGGATCAGAAACTCCACATGGAAGTCATCACCGGTGACGAGAAGAAGAAAGATCTCTCGACCCGCGTGATCGATATCGTCTCGCCGCTCGGCAAGGGCCAGCGGGCACTGATCGTTGCGCCGCCGCGGACTGGTAAAACCGTCCTGTTGCAGAATATCGCGCACGCCATCACGACTAATCACCCGGAATGCTATCTCATCGTTCTCCTGATCGATGAACGTCCCGAAGAGGTGACGGACATGCAGCGCTCGGTGAATGGTGAGGTGGTGTCCTCGACCTTTGACGAACCCGCCTCGCGTCACGTTGCGGTTTCCGAGATGGTCATCGAGAAAGCCAAACGCCTGGTTGAACATGGCCGCGATGTTGTCATCCTGCTCGACTCGATCACGCGTCTGGGCCGCGCCTACAACACTGTTGTGCCGAGCTCGGGTAAGGTCCTGACCGGCGGTGTTGATGCCAACGCCCTGCAACGTCCGAAGCGGTTCTTTGGTGCTGCGCGGAATATCGAGGAAGGCGGCTCTCTGACGATTATCGCAACGGCCCTTATCGATACCGGCTCGCGGATGGACGAAGTCGTCTTCGAAGAATTCAAAGGTACGGGTAACTCGGAAATCGTCCTTGACCGGAAAGTTGCGGACAAGCGGACCTTCCCGGCGATCGACATCGCCAAATCCGGTACTCGGAAAGAAGACCTCCTCATCCCGAAAGAAGAGCTGTCCAAGATCTTCGTCCTGCGGCGTATCCTGTCGCCGATGACGCCGATGGATTCAATCGAGTTCCTGCTCGAGAAACTGCGTCAGACGAAGACCAACAAGGACTTCTTCGATTCAATGAATACGTAGAGCGGATTAGTTCGAGGCCGGACAGGCGGAGGGGCTCGCAAAGCGCCCCGCTGCCATCAGGGCCTCGGCAGCCGCTTCCGGCCGATCGGTTGCAATCAGATCGATCCCGAGTTTCGAGATATCGACATAGCCTTCATCATTGCGGCTTGCGGCATACTGATTGTCGAGTGAATCGCGGCCGCCCAGCGTGCCAAAAATCGCCTCAATGCCTTCTGATTGCAGGGCTTGAGAGAGAGGGCCATTCGGCGCCTCAATCCCCGTCCAGGCGAGAATATTTTCCCGCTTCATCCCCCGGTCGACCAGCCGGTCGATATCGTCAGCCGAATTTACGGACACCGAAATCATGGAATCGGGAAAGCGTTTGGAAAGGGCGATGGCGGAATTCTCCGTATAAGCAATCAGGATCAC
Protein-coding regions in this window:
- the rho gene encoding transcription termination factor Rho; this translates as MLPDTITLDEIKEKTPQDLVSFAEEVGVDNASALRKQDLLFAILKELAEEEVEIIGSGVLEILPDGFGFLRSPDANYLAGPDDIYCSPQQIRKFTLKTGDTISGEIRSPKDGERYFALTKVNTVNFEDPEKSRHKVHFDNLTPLYPDQKLHMEVITGDEKKKDLSTRVIDIVSPLGKGQRALIVAPPRTGKTVLLQNIAHAITTNHPECYLIVLLIDERPEEVTDMQRSVNGEVVSSTFDEPASRHVAVSEMVIEKAKRLVEHGRDVVILLDSITRLGRAYNTVVPSSGKVLTGGVDANALQRPKRFFGAARNIEEGGSLTIIATALIDTGSRMDEVVFEEFKGTGNSEIVLDRKVADKRTFPAIDIAKSGTRKEDLLIPKEELSKIFVLRRILSPMTPMDSIEFLLEKLRQTKTNKDFFDSMNT